The Deltaproteobacteria bacterium genome window below encodes:
- a CDS encoding MFS transporter yields MSNVWPLFSVVIIDLIGFGIIMPILPFYAVQFGASATTLGMILMSYAGMQFLFAPIWGRVSDRYGRKTVILATLLGSTFAQLLLGLAPTLVFVFIGRLLGGLFAANISVASAYVTDVTTEKDRAKGMGLIGAAFGIGFILGPAIGGILSTYGYHVPILFSAMLTAANLIFATVRLRKPKRHHPVNGIPRTSVLRNRTVLKFCLVYLIFTIAVSQLESVFALFMLDRFAYDAREVAYILVMMAVIMVAIQGGFMRRATHFFSEEQLFLAGVLILSLCFFGIPVMGRVSFLLIPLGVASMGRGISQPSLMSLVSKQSSPHQRGAVMGTFQSFASLGRIIGPVVAGILYDYRQGFPFYLAALLLLGVFVIQAFRSSPQRGKSGGPGDR; encoded by the coding sequence ATGTCAAATGTCTGGCCTCTTTTCAGTGTGGTGATCATTGATTTGATCGGTTTTGGGATCATCATGCCGATCCTCCCTTTCTATGCCGTCCAGTTCGGAGCGAGTGCGACGACACTCGGCATGATCCTCATGTCTTATGCCGGGATGCAATTTCTCTTCGCCCCGATTTGGGGGAGGGTTTCCGATCGCTATGGAAGGAAGACCGTCATTTTGGCGACATTGCTTGGGAGTACGTTTGCCCAGCTTCTTCTGGGACTCGCCCCGACACTTGTTTTCGTTTTTATCGGGCGTCTTTTGGGGGGGCTTTTTGCCGCGAACATCAGTGTGGCGAGCGCTTACGTCACGGATGTCACAACGGAAAAAGATCGTGCGAAAGGGATGGGGTTGATAGGCGCTGCCTTTGGGATCGGGTTTATTTTAGGACCGGCGATCGGAGGGATCCTGTCCACCTATGGGTATCATGTCCCGATCCTTTTTTCTGCAATGCTCACGGCGGCTAATTTGATTTTTGCCACGGTTCGGTTACGAAAGCCGAAGCGACATCATCCTGTCAATGGGATCCCGCGTACTTCCGTGCTGCGCAATCGTACCGTCTTGAAGTTCTGTCTCGTCTATCTGATTTTCACAATTGCCGTCAGCCAGCTCGAATCGGTCTTCGCGCTCTTTATGTTGGATCGGTTTGCCTATGATGCTCGGGAGGTCGCCTATATTCTCGTCATGATGGCGGTCATCATGGTCGCGATTCAAGGGGGCTTTATGAGACGGGCAACCCATTTTTTTTCCGAGGAACAGCTCTTCTTGGCCGGCGTTCTTATCTTGAGTCTCTGTTTTTTTGGAATTCCAGTGATGGGGAGGGTCTCTTTTTTACTGATCCCTTTGGGAGTCGCCTCTATGGGGCGTGGGATCAGCCAGCCCTCTCTGATGAGCCTCGTCTCCAAGCAATCATCACCTCACCAGAGAGGGGCTGTCATGGGGACATTTCAGTCATTCGCGAGTCTGGGGCGGATCATTGGGCCGGTCGTCGCCGGAATCCTGTATGATTACCGGCAGGGATTTCCCTTTTACCTCGCTGCCCTCCTGCTGTTGGGGGTTTTTGTGATACAAGCTTTCAGATCTTCCCCACAACGAGGGAAATCAGGAGGGCCGGGAGATAGATAA
- a CDS encoding SCO family protein yields the protein MKQVFLVILLLLMGVGCSKPLPTFGEIPDFSLLNQEGESISKEDFLDSEWVANFVYTGCSDICPMLTTQTIRLGKELQEAGITGVKLVTFSVDPENDTPERLKSYRERFDGRDLEWALLTGPLDEVEKTVIHGFHVTMQKNPEELTSVLHMEKFVLMDRKAQIRGYYDVDKLPELVKALKKLKKGS from the coding sequence ATGAAGCAAGTTTTCCTTGTCATTTTACTGCTCCTGATGGGAGTTGGGTGCTCGAAACCGCTGCCCACGTTTGGAGAGATCCCGGATTTTTCACTTCTGAATCAGGAAGGAGAATCAATTTCCAAAGAAGATTTTCTGGATTCCGAATGGGTCGCCAATTTCGTTTACACCGGCTGCAGCGACATATGCCCAATGCTCACAACTCAGACAATCCGTCTGGGAAAAGAATTGCAAGAAGCTGGAATTACGGGTGTTAAATTGGTCACCTTCTCTGTCGATCCTGAAAATGACACGCCGGAGCGTCTCAAAAGTTATCGCGAACGATTTGATGGAAGAGATCTTGAGTGGGCACTGCTGACAGGCCCTCTTGATGAGGTCGAAAAGACAGTCATTCATGGATTTCACGTCACGATGCAGAAAAACCCCGAGGAGCTCACGTCTGTTCTTCATATGGAAAAATTTGTCCTCATGGATCGGAAGGCCCAGATCCGTGGCTATTACGATGTCGATAAACTCCCAGAGCTTGTCAAAGCCCTGAAAAAATTAAAAAAGGGTTCATGA
- a CDS encoding DUF420 domain-containing protein, translating to MVNLGSQLAALNAILNGSAALLLLSGLIAIKMKKVRIHRALMASAFSVSIVFLISYLTRFYLTGVHRFEGDPLVRKLYLGILISHTSLAAITPFLAIRTLYLAWKKRFDAHRKIARITWPIWMYVSVTGVVVYWMLYRL from the coding sequence ATGGTAAATCTCGGTTCCCAACTTGCCGCCTTGAATGCCATCCTGAACGGCTCAGCCGCACTTCTCCTTTTATCAGGGCTGATTGCCATTAAAATGAAGAAGGTAAGAATCCACCGAGCCTTGATGGCCAGCGCCTTTTCCGTCTCGATTGTCTTCTTGATCTCTTACCTCACGCGATTTTATCTGACAGGGGTCCACCGGTTTGAGGGTGACCCACTGGTTCGCAAACTTTATTTAGGGATCCTGATTTCCCACACCTCCCTTGCGGCAATAACCCCATTCCTTGCGATCCGAACCTTGTATCTCGCCTGGAAAAAACGATTCGATGCCCACAGAAAAATCGCCCGGATCACCTGGCCGATCTGGATGTATGTGTCAGTGACCGGAGTGGTGGTGTACTGGATGTTGTATCGGCTTTAA